One genomic window of Channa argus isolate prfri chromosome 5, Channa argus male v1.0, whole genome shotgun sequence includes the following:
- the LOC137127293 gene encoding dedicator of cytokinesis protein 3-like isoform X4, translating into MWTPTEDEKIGVVICSFRGSVTHGLALEVGETVQILEKCEGWYRGFSTRKPNVKGVFPVSYVHLKKAIVVNRGPNETVVPLEDPIVTEVTSTLQEWALLWKQLYVKHKVDLFYKVRHVMMELIDLRRQLLSGHLTQDQSRDVKRHITVRLDWGNEHLGLDLVPRKEFEMVDEDQISVSDLYKMHLSSRHSVQQSTTQGDSTRRHGEPCRVPVPHHLLVNLKSFTYNSIGEDTDIFFSLYDLREGKTISEKFMVRLNKNGGPKNPEKVDRLCALFTDLSNKDMKRDLYIVSQVIRTGRMLLNDSKKGPPHVQYRRPYGCSVLAMSDVLQTISELKEEKDFVLKVYTCNNENEWHQIHENIIRKSSTKYTAPSTNYGLIISLQLLRGDMEQVRRENPLIFSRGVAVTRKLGFPDVIMPGDVRNDLYLTLERGDFERGGKSVQKNIEVTVYVLYADGEILKDCICLGSGEPSIPEHRSFVLYHNNSPRWSEVIKLPIPIDRFRGSHLRFEFRHCSTKDKGEKKLFGFAFTPLMREDGTTLSDESHELYVYKCDENTTFSNHALYLGLPCCKDDFNSCPSIPSSLIFQRSTKETFWISTQLSSTKLTQNVDLLALLKWKAHPDRVMDILGRLRHVSGEEIVKFLQDILDTLFSILDDNTDKYGPLVFQSLVFIINLLRDSKYYHFRPVMDTYIQKHFAGALAYKELIRCLKWYMDRSAEVVRQDHIQEAMRALEYLFKFIVQSRILYSRATCGMEEEQFRTSIQELFQSIRFVLSLDSRNSETLIFTQAALLNSFPAIFDELLQMFTVQEVAEFVRGTLGSMPSTVHIGQSMDVVKLQSIARTVDSRLFSFPESRRILLPVVLHHIHLHLRQQKELLICSGILSSIFSIIKTSSLDTSVQEEVEMMVESLLDVLLQTLLSIMSKSQSQEAGEYVSCLLSLLRQMTDIHFQHLMENFQSKDELKEFLLKILCVFRNLMKLSIFPRDWNVMRLLTSNIILTTAQYLSPALHKNFTEAEFDFKVWNSYFSLAVLYINQPSLQLENLSSAKRKKILDKYGDMRVMMTYELFSMWQNLGENKIHFIPGMIGPFLGVTLVPQVEVRNIMIPIFHDMMDWEQRKNGNFKQVEAELIDKLDSLVSEGKGDENYRELFGLLTQLFGPYPSLLEKIEQETWRETGISFVTSVTRLMERLLDYRDCMKGDETENKKIGCTVNLLNFYKSEINKEEMYIRYIHKLCDMHLQAENYTEAAFTLLLYWELLHWDERPLKEFLHYPAQTEWHRKEGLCRKVIHYFNKGKCWEYGIPLCRELAFQYESLYDYQSLSWIRKMEAAYYDNIMEQQRLEPEFFRVGFYGRKFPFFLRNKEFVCRGHDYERLEAFQQRMLGEFPQAIAMQHPNQPDEAILQCDAQYLQIYAVTPVPDSIGVLQMDRVPDRIKSFYRVNNVLRFRYDRPFHKGPKDRDNEFKSLWIERTTLILTHPLPGISRWFEVEKRELVEVSPLENAVSVVENKNQELRTLISQYQHKQLHGNINLLSMTLNGVIDAAVNGGIARYQEAFFDKEYITSHPEDTEKITQLKDLMQEQVHILGVGLAVHEKLVHPEMRPLHKKLIDQFQMMRSSLCHCFYMVLQGLPGLDKATSGANTSRGILASHSPMSPDSFKLVHRHSPTAVLTPVRNSSSSLSSQNSSEMENVGNLLILADGVVVEHAEDFYRMQASPSSSSLSSTHSAPSQMMNSAPSTIRVGSPSLPDKYRHNREMLMLLPPHKDRPSSAMYTNVIENGQPVNFQRALFHQVIGPCKPCSDPNLSVAEKVLTTPSSWSLDSGTREALPFLSAHVGSVLAPPVPPRSLPHGQHLLMHFDAFHHQVSDLPPALPARSLRKSPLHPIPASPTSPQSILDGSNSTLSGSASSGVSSLSESNFGGPPSSSDPPASRTNTLESVPSSQAWTTDQEDLDSPYQPVRYSISEPDVLDVVKPPPCRSHSAPGGVTPTQAGALIQPQIPGLASVGALPQPQPQHLYYQHHFHPHYIPHHPPLYHLHEPPPALPPKYLREGCIPEEDPLNPQSPPPPPAPRPMPRKISQPIIAAAKDEQAKVAWEHGISEE; encoded by the exons CATCTGTCCAGCAGACACAGTGTCCAGCAGAGCACCACACAG GGGGACAGCACCCGGCGACACGGGGAACCCTGCAGAGTTCCAGTACCACACCACCTGCTGGTCAACCTGAAGAGCTTCACCTACAACAGCATCGGAGAGGACACTGacatcttcttctctctgtaCGACCTGCGAGAGGGAAAGACCATCAG TGAGAAGTTCATGGTGAGACTGAACAAGAATGGAGGACCAAAGAACCCAGAGAAGGTGGACAGGCTGTGTGCCCTCTTCacg GACCTGAgcaataaagacatgaagagAGATCTGTACATTGTCTCACAAGTCATCAGAACAG GCCGTATGCTGTTGAATGACAGTAAGAAGGGTCCCCCGCATGTTCAGTACCGCCGACCCTACGGCTGTTCTGTCCTGGCCATGAGTGATGTACTGCAGACCATCTCTGAGCTCAAGGAGGAGAAAGACTTTGTCCTGAAAGTATACAC gtgtaACAATGAAAACGAATGGCACCAAATCCACGAGAACATCATCCGCAAGTCCAGCACCAAATACACCGCTCCTAGCACCAACTATG GTCTGATCATCTCCCTGCAGCTGCTGAGGGGGGACATGGAGCAGGTCCGCAGAGAGAACCCGCTCATTTTCAGCAGGGGGGTGGCCGTCACACGTAAACTGGGCTTCCCTGATGTTATAATGCCCG GTGACGTCCGAAATGACCTTTACCTGACTCTGGAGCGAGGAGACTTTGAGAGAGGAGGGAAGAGCGTTCAGAAGAACATTGAAGTTACAGTTTACGTGCTCTACGCTGATGGAGAAATACTCAAG GACTGCATCTGTCTGGGTTCAGGTGAGCCCAGCATCCCAGAGCACCGCTCCTTCGTGCTTTATCATAACAACAGCCCTCGATGGAGCGAAGTTATTAAACTGCCGATTCCCATCGATCGTTTCCGAGGTTCCCACCTACGCTTCGAGTTCAGACACTGCTCCA caaaggacaaaggagagAAGAAGCTATTTGGTTTTGCCTTCACTCCTCTGATGAGAGAAGATGGAACCACTCTTTCAGATGAGAGCCATGAACTTTACGTTTACAAG TGTGATGAGAACACAACCTTCAGTAACCACGCTCTCTACCTGGGCCTGCCCTGCTGTAAGGACGACTTTAACAGCTGTCCCAGCATCCCCTCCAGCCTTATTTTCCAGCGCAGCACCAAGGAGACTTTCTGGATCTCCACACAGCTCTCATCCACCAAACTCACACAGAACG TGGACCTCCTGGCCCTGCTTAAATGGAAGGCCCATCCAGACCGGGTCATGGACATCCTCGGCCGGCTACGACACGtcagtggagaggagattgTCAAG tttCTCCAAGATATTCTCGACACCTTATTCTCCATCTTGGATGACAACACAGATAAATATGGACCACTGGTGTTCCAGTCACTG GTGTTCATTATAAACCTGCTCAGGGACAGTAAATACTACCACTTCAGGCCTGTGATGGACACGTACATACAGAAGCACTTTGCTGGTGCACTGGCCTACAA GGAATTGATCCGCTGTCTGAAGTGGTACATGGACCGCTCTGCAGAGGTGGTCCGGCAGGACCACATTCAAGAAGCCATGAGG GCCCTGGAATACTTGTTTAAGTTTATCGTCCAATCTCGGATCCTTTACTCTCGGGCCACCTGTGGGATGGAGGAAGAGCAGTTTCGCACCAGCATCCAGGAACTGTTTCAGTCGATCCGCTTTGTCCTCAGTCTGGACAGCCGCAACTCAGAGACTCTCATCTTCACACAG gctGCTCTGTTGAACTCCTTCCCAGCTATTTTTGATGAGCTGCTCCAGATGTTCACGGTGCAGGAAGTGGCAGAGTTTGTGCGTGGCACTCTTGGCAGCATGCCGTCCACGGTGCACATAGGACAGTCCATGGATGTGGTCAAACTGCAGTCCATAGCCAGGACTGTGGACAGCAGGCTCTTCTCCTTCCCAG AGTCTCGGAGGATCCTACTTCCTGTGGTCCTCCATCACATCCATCTCCATTTGAGGCAACAGAAAGAGCTGCTGATCTGCTCTGGAATACTCAGTTCCATATTCTCCATCATCAAGACCAGTTCACTG GACACCTCAGttcaggaggaggtggagatgatGGTGGAGTCTCTGTTGGACGTCCTCCTGCAGACGCTGCTGTCGATCATGAGCAAGAGCCAGTCGCAGGAGGCG GGAGAGTATGTGTCCTGTCTCCTGTCCCTCCTCCGCCAGATGACTGACATCCACTTCCAACACCTGATGGAAAACTTTCAGAGCAAAGACGAGCTCAAG GAGTTCTTGTTGAAGATTCTATGTGTGTTTAGAAATCTGATGAAGCTCAGTATTTTCCCCCGCGACTGGAATGTGATGAGACTCCTCACCAGCaa catCATCCTGACCACGGCTCAGTATTTGTCTCCCGCTTTGCACAAAAACTTCACAGAAGCAGAATTTGACTTCAAG GTGTGGAACTCTTACTTCAGTCTGGCGGTTCTGTACATCAACCAGCCCAGTTTACAGCTGGAAAACCTGAGTTCTgccaagagaaagaaaattttAGACAA GTACGGTGACATGAGGGTGATGATGACGTATGAGCTGTTCAGCATGTGGCAGAACCTGG GTGAGAATAAGATCCATTTCATCCCCGGGATGATCGGCCCGTTCCTGGGAGTGACGTTGGTTCCTCAGGTCGAGGTTCGAAACATCATGATCCCCATCTTCCACGACATGATGGACTGGGAGCAGCGAAAGAATGGAAACTTTAAACAG GTGGAGGCTGAGCTCATTGACAAACTGGACAGTTTAGTTTCCGAGGGGAAAGGGGACGAGAACTACAGAGAACTCTTCGGTTTGCT AACCCAGCTGTTTGGGCCCTACCCCAG TCTGTTGGAGAAGATCGAGCAGGAGACGTGGAGAGAGACGGGGATTTCCTTTGTCACCTCGGTCACACGGTTGATGGAGCGGCTGCTGGACTACAG GGACTGTATGAAGGGAGATGAGACGGAGAACAAGAAGATTGGCTGCACTGTGAACCTCCTG AACTTTTACAAGTCAGAGATCAACAAGGAGGAGATGTACATTCGCTACATCCACAAACTGTGCGACATGCATCTGCAGGCTGAGAACTACACAG AGGCTGCGTTCACTCTGCTGCTGTACTGGGAGCTGCTACACTGGGACGAGCGGCCTCTCAAAGAGTTCCTGCATTATCCCGCTCAGACTGAATGGCACCGCAAAGAGGGGCTCTGCCGCAAGGTCATCCACTATTTCAACAAGGGCAAG TGTTGGGAGTATGGTATTCCTCTGTGCAGGGAGCTGGCCTTCCAGTATGAGTCCCTGTATGACTACCAGAGCCTCAGCTGGATACGG aaaatGGAGGCAGCGTATTACGACAACATTATGGAGCAGCAGCGTCTGGAGCCCGAGTTCTTCAGGGTCGGGTTCTACGGCAGGAAGTTCCCCTTCTTCCTCAGA AACAAAGAGTTTGTGTGTCGAGGCCACGACTACGAAAGGTTAGAGGCCTTCCAGCAAAGGATGCTGGGAGAATTCCCACAAGCCATTGCGATGCAGCACCCGAATCAGCCAGACGAGGCCATTCTGCAGTGTGATGCACAGT ACCTCCAAATCTACGCAGTCACGCCGGTGCCGGACAGCATTGGCGTCCTCCAAATGGACAGAGTACCAGACCGCATCAAGAGCTTCTACAGAGTCAACAACGTTCTGCGTTTCCGTTACGACCGGCCTTTTCACAAAGGCCCCAAAGACAGAGACAATGAGTTCAAG AGTCTCTGGATTGAGCGGACGACTCTGATCCTCACTCACCCTCTGCCTGGAATTTCACGCTGGTTTGAGGTGGAGAAGAGAGAGCTG GTGGAGGTGAGTCCATTAGAAAACGCCGTCTCTGTGGTAGAGAATAAGAACCAGGAGCTGCGGACTCTGATCAGCCAGTACCAACACAAGCAGCTGCACGGAAACATCAACCTGCTCAGCATGACCCTGAACGGGGTCATCGACGCTGCTGTGAACGGAGGCATCGCCAGATACCAGGAG GCTTTCTTTGATAAGGAGTACATCACCAGCCACcctgaggacacagagaagaTCACACAGCTCAAAGATCTGATGCAGGAGCAG GTTCACATCCTTGGAGTCGGCCTGGCCGTGCACGAGAAGCTGGTGCACCCAGAAATGCGTCCCCTGCACAAGAAGCTGATCGATCAGTTCCAGATGATGAGGAGCAGCCTCTGCCAC TGTTTCTACATGGTGTTACAGGGTCTGCCTGGTTTGGACAAAGCTACTTCAGGAGCCAACACCTCCAGAGGGATCCTGGCTTCTCACAGCCCCATGAGCCCTGACAGCTTCAAACTCGTGCACCGGCACAg TCCCACAGCTGTTTTGACTCCAGTGCgaaactcctcctcctctctctcctctcaaaACTCCAGTGAGATGGAGAACGTTGGGAACCTTCTGATCCTGGCTGATGGTGTGGTGGTGGAGCACGCCGAGGACTTCTACCGTATGCAG GCCagtccctcctcctccagcctGAGCTCCACACACTCTGCACCCTCTCAGATGATGAACTCTGCCCCCTCCACCATCAGAG TCGGCTCTCCATCTCTGCCTGACAAGTACAGACACAACAGAGagatgctgatgctgctgccgcCGCACAAAGACCGGCCGAGCAGCGCGATGTACACCAACGTGATCGAGAATGGACAG cCTGTGAACTTCCAGCGAGCGTTGTTCCACCAGGTGATTGGTCCGTGTAAACCCTGCAGTGACCCCAACCTGTCTGTGGCTGAGAAAG tcctcaccACTCCCAGTAGTTGGAGTTTGGACAGTGGAACCAGGGAAGCTCTCCCCTTCCTCTCTGCACATGTTGGCAGTGTCCTTGCGCCTCCTGTTCCCCCCCGCAGCCTCCCTCATG GGCAACACCTGTTGATGCACTTTGACGCTTTCCACCACCAGGTCAGCGACCTCCCTCCAGCTCTCCCCGCGCGCTCCTTAAGAAAG TCTCCCCTCCACCCTATACCTGCCTCACCCACCAGTCCACAGTCCATCCTGGATGGCAGTAACTCCACCTTGTCAGGCAGTGCCAGCTCTGGTGTCTCCTCCCTCAGTGAGAGCAACTTTGGCGGCCCCCCCTCATCGTCTGACCCCCCGGCCAGCCGCACCAACACCCTGGAGTCCGTCCCCAGCAGCCAAGCTTGGACCACTGATCAGGAAGACCTGGACTCTCCTTATCAGCCAGTCAGGTACAGCATCTCTGAGCCTGACGTCCTGGATGTAGTCAAGCCCCCACCCTGCCGCAGCCACTCCGCCCCAGGAGGTGTCACCCCGACCCAAGCAGGGGCCCTAATCCAGCCCCAGATCCCAGGTTTAGCCTCTGTGGGAGCTCTGCCACAACCACAGCCCCAACACCTCTACTACCAGCACCACTTCCACCCACACTACATCCCCCACCACCCGCCTCTTTACCACCTCCACGAGCCTCCCCCAGCCCTGCCCCCCAAATACCTCAGAGAGGGGTGTATCCCTGAAGAGGACCCCCTCAACCCCCAGtctccaccaccaccccctGCACCCCGACCCATGCCACGCAAGATCTCCCAGCCCATAATCGCAGCCGCCAAGGACGAGCAGGCTAAAGTGGCGTGGGAGCACGGCATCAGTGAGGAGTGA